The following coding sequences are from one uncultured Bacteroides sp. window:
- the ybeY gene encoding rRNA maturation RNase YbeY: MAITYQTEGIKMPDIKKKETTEWIKTVAASYEKKIGEIAYIFCSDEKILEVNQQYLKHDYYTDIITFDYCEGNKLSGDIFISLDTVLTNSKEFNTTYQEELHRTIIHGILHLCGINDKGPGEREIMEAAENKALDILK, translated from the coding sequence ATGGCCATAACTTACCAAACAGAAGGCATCAAGATGCCAGATATCAAGAAAAAAGAGACAACTGAATGGATAAAGACAGTTGCTGCATCTTATGAGAAAAAAATCGGTGAAATCGCTTATATTTTCTGTTCAGATGAAAAAATATTAGAAGTAAACCAACAATATCTAAAGCATGATTACTACACAGATATCATCACTTTCGATTATTGTGAGGGAAATAAACTTTCAGGAGACATTTTCATTAGCTTAGATACTGTATTGACAAATTCCAAAGAGTTTAATACTACTTATCAGGAAGAGCTGCATCGAACTATCATTCACGGTATTCTTCACCTTTGCGGTATTAATGACAAAGGACCAGGAGAAAGAGAAATCATGGAAGCAGCCGAAAATAAAGCATTAGATATATTGAAGTAG
- a CDS encoding nucleoside recognition domain-containing protein, producing MVLNYIWIAFFVIAFIVAIGKLIFLGDTEIFTQIINSTFDSSKNAFEISLGLTGILSLWLGIMKIGENSGLINALSRWLSPVFCKLFPEIPKGHPVMGSIFMNLSANMLGLDNAATPMGLKAMKELQELNPKKDTASNSMIMFLVLNTSGLMLIPISIMVYRSQMGAAQPTDIFIPILLSTFISTLTGVITVSLYQRINLLNRNMLLFLVGLSSIFGIIIYFFTTLSRENMGTYSTLIANIILFLIIVGFIISGLRKKINVYDSFVDGAKEGFTTAVRIIPYLVAFLVGIAVFRASGAMDILVGGIGSFVGFFGIDTSFIGALPTALMKSLSGSGANGLMIDAMKQFGPDSFVGRASCVVRGASDTTFYILAVYFGSVGISKTRNAVTCGLIADFAGIIAAILMSYLFFY from the coding sequence ATGGTTTTAAATTACATTTGGATCGCATTTTTTGTCATCGCTTTTATTGTAGCAATCGGAAAGCTCATTTTTTTAGGAGACACAGAGATTTTTACTCAAATCATAAACTCCACTTTTGATTCATCCAAAAATGCCTTTGAAATATCCCTCGGACTAACAGGAATCCTCTCTCTGTGGTTAGGAATCATGAAAATAGGAGAAAACAGCGGACTGATCAATGCACTTTCCAGATGGCTCAGTCCGGTATTTTGCAAATTATTTCCCGAAATACCCAAAGGACATCCTGTAATGGGGTCGATTTTCATGAATCTTTCTGCTAACATGCTAGGTTTGGACAATGCCGCCACTCCTATGGGATTAAAAGCAATGAAAGAACTTCAAGAACTCAACCCAAAGAAAGATACCGCCAGCAATTCAATGATAATGTTTCTAGTGCTTAACACGTCTGGGCTCATGCTAATCCCTATTAGTATCATGGTCTACCGCTCTCAAATGGGTGCTGCTCAACCGACAGACATTTTCATCCCAATCTTACTTAGCACCTTTATTTCAACGTTAACAGGAGTTATCACCGTAAGCCTTTATCAACGAATTAATCTACTAAACAGAAATATGCTCCTATTTTTGGTAGGACTAAGCTCTATCTTTGGCATCATCATTTACTTCTTCACGACCCTCTCGCGTGAAAATATGGGAACTTATTCCACTTTGATAGCTAATATTATACTGTTTCTGATTATCGTCGGATTTATCATATCCGGATTACGTAAAAAGATAAATGTATATGACTCTTTCGTAGACGGTGCAAAAGAAGGATTCACTACTGCTGTACGTATTATCCCCTATCTCGTGGCATTTCTCGTGGGAATAGCTGTATTTAGAGCTTCCGGAGCGATGGACATATTAGTCGGTGGAATCGGGTCTTTTGTAGGCTTCTTTGGGATTGACACCAGTTTTATTGGAGCGCTTCCCACCGCTCTGATGAAATCTCTTAGTGGCAGTGGAGCCAACGGGTTAATGATTGACGCAATGAAACAATTCGGCCCCGATTCTTTCGTTGGTCGAGCAAGTTGCGTCGTGCGTGGAGCATCAGATACCACATTCTATATTCTCGCTGTTTACTTTGGCAGTGTAGGTATCAGCAAGACACGGAATGCTGTTACTTGCGGACTGATAGCCGATTTTGCGGGTATTATCGCCGCTATCCTTATGAGTTATTTATTCTTCTATTAA